The genomic window TGCTGTAGTAACACAGGCAACACAGCTATCAACTGAATAACCTAACGTCCATTCTCCATTTAAACACGCGGTTTGTTAAATATTTGTAGAAAATGCAAACATGCAAGCGGTAAAATTTGTATTGTGTATTTCTGAAAATCAAGTCTACGaacagagataaaaaatgttaattccTCAACTGTGTGTACAAGTGTTAATAGTGtaataagcaaagaaaaaagaaggatagcgaaaataaataaaggaagaaataaCGTCAAATTCTGTAATTGTGGTGACTGTCGCTGACCAGTAAATGGTGCTGAAAAGCTCTTGATATCCACCATACAACTGCTCTCTCGCACAATAAGAAGAAAATACACCAAGTGAAAActattttgtttactttaaaacaAAGTTCTAAGAATAGCTGTCTGTATTTCTCGTAATCTTACTGATTGTAAGTTTCCATATCAGTTGTTTCGTGTGAACTCTTAGAAGTGTGCACATGTTCCGTATCAGGAAGTAAACAACAGCGTCTGAAGTGATAAAAGCTTATTAacgtagttaaaaaaaaaataactactgTCTATAGGCAAATATGAAGGTATATCAAATCCCCTACCTTTGTGGAACTCGGAAGAGTTTGTGTCCTGTTAAAAGTGTCTCCTTCATTAATGCTGATCAGCTCTGCGTCTGCAGGCGGAAACGGCGAGGGGAAAACCACTACGTCACTCTTCAGTGTGTCTgaactaaaacacacatcatactgCTGAGTGGATTTAGAGTAAGACCAGCTCCCATCAGGGTGTGTAGTGACCACTGGAGCGCTGGACCTGCTGAAACCGCCGTCTGTCCCGTAACATTTAGCTGCTATTAAAGCGATGAGGCTCAGTAAAAATATCACGGACACTGAGACAATAGCGATGAGCAGATAGAGATTCAGATTAGAAAAATTCTCCTCCTTTACTGGCACTTGTCTTAGTGAAGGCTGCAGACTGTCCATATTTTCCACAACCACAACTTCAATACTCATAGTTGTGGACAGTGAAGGTTCTCCGTTATCCGAGACAGTAATGATAAGCGGGTGAGCTTTTAGGTCGTTGTCACTCATTCGTCTTTTAGTCCTTATTTCTCCGGTGCTGGTTCCGATTCGGAAGAGATTCGTTCCCTTTGGTTCGGTTATGTGATATGATAATAGTGCATTATAACCTGAATCAGCGTCTACAGCTCTGACTTTAGCCACAAAATACCCCGCTTCAGCAGAGTAGGGAATGTTCTCACTGTTTACTGATCCGGGGTCAGAATAAGGAGGGAGAAAAACAGGACTGttgtcattctcatccaggatAAAAACGTTCACAGTCACGTTACTGCTTAGCGGAGGAACACCAGAGTCAGTGGCTTGTACCTGAAACTGGAAAGTTTTCATCTCCTCAAAGTTGAAAGACTGCATGCTGTAAATTTCTCCAGTGACAGAGTTGATGCTGACAGCTGAAGATAAAGGCATGTTCGAGTTGCTAAGTAATGAATAAGTTATTTGAGCATTTTCGCCGAAGTCCATATCTTGTGCAGAGACACTTGCTATTAGAGCTCCTGCTGGACTGTTCTCTttaacataaacactcacagaaGACTCAGGAAAACGAGGTGCGATATCATTTACATCGAAAATATGGACTGTCAGGACAGCGGTGCTGGAGAGTGGAGGGACTCCTTCATCTGTGGCTGTTATTGAGACATTATACAGGGCGTTTTCTTCTCTGTCAAGCGCTCCATTCAGGACCAGGGAATAATATTTCCCCTGTGTGGACTCTAATACAAATGGAGAATTCTGAGACACGAAACAGCGAACTTTTCCATTTTTACCTCCGTCCTTGTCTTGAACTGTTATTAATGCAATCACCGTGCCTTTCTTAGCGTCTTCTCTCACGTTGTCCAGAAGAGACGAGAGCTTAATATCCGGTGCGTTATCGTTTACATCCACTACTTCCACTAGTACTTTAGAATGTGATGCTAGTGGTGAATGGCCTTTATCTCGGGCTTCAACACGAATTTCGTACGCGTTTGTGGTTTCGTAATCTAATGCTCCTATTACAGAGATTTCCCCTGTGGTTGAATCAATAGCGAATTTATCGGCTATTCCTCTTTGACCTTGTTTAAAGGAGTATGTAAGCTCACTATTAACTCCTTCGTCGAGATCGGtagcattaacatttaaaatggacGTACCGGAAATAACATTTTCTTGAACTAAAACTTTGTAAACAGCTTTTGAAAATACAGGCGCGTTATCATTAGCATCTAAAATATTTACGATAATTTCTGTTGTACCAGATCGTGCTGGTTTGCCTCCATCAACTGCAGTCAGCACAAGCCGGATGACTGACTGTTTTTCTCTGTCAAGGTTTTTCATCAACACCAGTTCGGCTGATGGACCTTGGTCGGCATCTGTGTGCACCTCCAGGCTGAATAACCCATTGTTAGAGAGTTTGTACGAACTGATCGAGTTGCTTCCAATGTCTGGATCTTCAGCACTAAGCAGCGGAAATTTAGCTCCTGGGACTGCTTGTTCTGCAATACGAATTGTCTGTGATTTTCCCGGGAAAACCGGCGAGTGATCGTTAATGTCAAATATTTTTACCTCCACGCTGTGCATCTGTAAAGGATTATTAACAATCGCTTCCAGAGATTCTGTGCAAATGTCGCTGTTTGGGCAGAGCTGCTCTCTGTCTATCGCCTCCAAGACGAAAAGAGCTCCGGTTTTTACATCCACATCGAAATGTTTCTTCGACGATCCGGATACGATGTGAAGGCGACGCGACTCCAAATCAGCAACATTAAGACTCAAGTCCTTGGCTAAATTTCCAACAACTGTCCCTGGGCTCACCTCCTCGTTAATAGAATACGCAACATGGCCGGATGAAACGCCATGAATACAAAGCAATGTCCAGAGCAGACATACGATCCAAAACCGTTCCTTCAtcttaaacacatttatttttaaatctgtcgttcaaaataaataaattgacctGCAACATCAGCTGAGAAACAGAAAGGAAACGAATagaattgataaaaaaaactgactgTAATCCACGGTAGTCGGAGTTGTTACGAGAATGGCTACAGCGAAAATGGGCAAGACAGTTATGAGGATTCGGGTTTTGTGGAAGAGCATTTTAGCTCAGTGAGCTCTCAACGGGATTTGCAGATAGACAGTGCCATCGTGTGGACACGCAAGACACGATCTAGACATGCTGAAATTTTTAAACAAGAGACAAAATCTTCCAAGGGTTGGTATTCATAGTTTTATACAAAATACCAGTTGTTTCGTACGAGACtcactgtttattaaaaaaaaaaattaaaaacttggcgtcatttaattttaaaataaatgaaatgtaataaagagaaaaacaaaattattccAGAAGTTGGTATAAGTCGTCAGATTTAATGAGTACAATTcaaacatattaataaataaccaCTTTAAAGTCATCAGTCATATATGATGCTAATCCTATAAAAGTCATTTGCATAGGAAACATATAAAGCTTCACTTATATAGAGAATATTTGTTAATGCAAGGTATTTAGAGACGGTAAACATGCCAAAAAACCGACGGTTTTACCCCTGAGTTTTACTTGGTTTGAAATATGTGTATAgattaatgataaaatatgaaaaatatacatTAGTGTTTACAATTTACTAAGTCATGTGAATTTTTATAGATCGTATCAGCCCACACTTAGCTCATAAaaactcactccctcactcattttctaccgcttatccaaactacctcgggtcacggggagcctgtgcctatctcaggcgtcatcgggcatcaaggcaggatacaccctggacggagtgccaacccatcgcagggcacacacacactctcattcattcacacaatcacacactacggacaattttccagagatgccaatcaacctaccatgcatgtctttggaccgggggaggaaaccggagtacccggaggaaacccccgaggcacggggagaacatgcaaactccacacacacaaggtggaggcgggaatcgaacccccaaccctggaggtgtgaggcgaacgtgctaaccactaagccaccgtgcccctcataAAAACTCGAGGTTATGAAAATATTTAAGTTTCGCAAGGATACCGAAAGCAAACGTTTCACAAAGTGATAAGCATGCTGTAGTAACACAGGTAACACAGCTATCAACTGAATAACCTAACGTCCATTCTCCATTTAAACACGCGGTTTGTTAAATATTTGTAGAAAATGCAAACATGCAAGCGGTAAAATTTGTATTGTGTATTTCTGAAAATCAGGTCTACGaacagagataaaaaatgttaattccTCAATTGTGTGTACAAGTGTTAATAGTGtaataagcaaagaaaaaagaaggatagcgaaaataaataaaggaagaaataaCGTCAAATTCTGTACTTGTGGTGACTGTCGCTGACCAGTAAATGGTGCTGAAAAGCTCTTGATATCCACCATACAACTGCTCTCTCGCACAATAAGAAGAAAATACACCAAGTGAAAActattttgtttactttaaaacaAAGTTATAAGAATAGCTGTCTGTATTTCTCGTAATCTTACTGATTGTAAGTTTCCATATCAGTTGTTTCGTGTGAACTCTTAGAAGTGTGCACATGTTCCGTATCAGGAAGTAAACAACAGCGTCTGAAGTGATAAAAGCTTATTAacgtagttaaaaaaaaataactactgTCTATAGGCAAATATGAAGGTATATCAAATCCCCTACCTTTGTGGAACTCGGAAGAGTTTGTGTCCTGTTAAAAGTGTCTCCTTCATTAATGCTGATCAGCTCTGCGTCTGCAGGCGGAAACGGCGAGGGGAAAACCACTACGTCACTCTTCAGTGTGTCTgaactaaaacacacatcatactgCTGAGTGGATTTAGAGTAAGACCAGCTCCCATCAGGGTGTGTAGTGACCACTGGAGCGCTGGACCTGCTGAAACCGCCGTCTGTCCCGTAACATTTAGCTGCTATTAAAGCGATGAGGCTCAGTAAAAATATCACGGACACTGAGACAATAGCGATGAGCAGATAGAGATTCAGATTAGAAAAATTCTCCTCCTTTACTGGCACTTGTCTTAGTGAAGGCTGCAGACTGTCCATATTTTCCACAACCACAACTTCAATACTCATAGTTGTGGACAGTGAAGGTTCTCCGTTATCCGAGACAGTAATGATAAGCGGGTGAGCTTTTAGGTCGTTGTCACTCATTCGTCTTTTAGTCCTTATTTCTCCGGTGCTGGTTCCGATTCGGAAGAGATTCGTTCCCTTTGGTTCGGTTATGTGATATGATAATAGTGCATTATAACCTGAATCAGCGTCTACAGCTCTGACTTTAGCCACAAAATACCCCGCTTCAGCAGAGTAGGGAATGTTCTCACTGTTTACTGATCCGGGTTCAGAATAAGGAGGGAGAAAAATTGGACTGttgtcattctcatccaggatAAAAACGTTCACAGTCACGTTACTACTTAGCGGAGGAACACCAGAGTCAGTGGCTTGTACCTGAAACTGGAAAGTTTTCATCTCCTCAAAGTTGAAAGACTGCATGCTGTAAATTTCTCCAGTGACAGAGTTGATGCTGACAGCTGAAGATAAAGGCATGTTCGAGTTGCTAAGTAATGAATAAGTTATTTGAGCATTTTCGCCGAAGTCCATATCTTGTGCAGAGACACTTGCTATTAGAGCTCCTGCTGGACTGTTCTCTttaacataaacactcacagaaGATTCAGGGAAACGAGGTGCGATATCATTTACATCCGAAATATGCACAGTCAGGACAGCGGTGCTGGAGAGTGGAGGGACTCCTTCATCTGTGGCTGTTATTGAGACATTATACAGGGCGTTTTCTTCTCTGTCAAGCGCGCCATTCAGGACCAGGGAATAATATTTCCCCTGTGTGGACTCTAATACAAATGGAGAATTCTGAGACACGAAACAGCGAACTTTTCCATTTTTACCTCCGTCTCTGTCCTGCACGGTGATAAACGCAATCACTGTGCCTTTCTTGGCGTCTTCTTTCACGTTGTCTAAAAGAGAAGAGAGTTT from Tachysurus vachellii isolate PV-2020 chromosome 20, HZAU_Pvac_v1, whole genome shotgun sequence includes these protein-coding regions:
- the LOC132863662 gene encoding protocadherin alpha-8-like; its protein translation is MYMCIIKPRSVLCILLLCVKCIIILLLYSCCSDAFSRQILYSVSEEVSPGTFVGNLARDLNLKVDELEPRMLRIVSASIKKHFDVNIKTGALYVLDTVDREELCPNNNACTESLEAILNNPLNVYSIEVKILDINDNKPAFSVNSQNIRISELTLPGAKFALLGAEDPDVGINSVSTYKLSANPFFNLEVNAEADSAPFPELVLQKALDREKQAELQLVLTAVDGGKPQRSGTTNIIIAILDANDNAPFFAKQLFKTQVLENAAVGTVILKLNATDPDEGVNGEIIYTFKQGQKGIADKFSLNSNTGEIQVAGSLDYEEANAYEILVEARDRGQSPLASHCKVLVEVLDLNDHAPDIKLSSLLDNVKEDAKKGTVIAFITVQDRDGGKNGKVRCFVSQNSPFVLESTQGKYYSLVLNGALDREENALYNVSITATDEGVPPLSSTAVLTVHISDVNDIAPRFPESSVSVYVKENSPAGALIASVSAQDMDFGENAQITYSLLSNSNMPLSSAVSINSVTGEIYSMQSFNFEEMKTFQFQVQATDSGVPPLSSNVTVNVFILDENDNSPIFLPPYSEPGSVNSENIPYSAEAGYFVAKVRAVDADSGYNALLSYHITEPKGTNLFRIGTSTGEIRTKRRMSDNDLKAHPLIITVSDNGEPSLSTTMSIEVVVVENMDSLQPSLRQVPVKEENFSNLNLYLLIAIVSVSVIFLLSLIALIAAKCYGTDGGFSRSSAPVVTTHPDGSWSYSKSTQQYDVCFSSDTLKSDVVVFPSPFPPADAELISINEGDTFNRTQTLPSSTKVGDLIYLHICL
- the LOC132863661 gene encoding protocadherin alpha-8-like, which gives rise to MKERFWIVCLLWTLLCIHGVSSGHVAYSINEEVSPGTVVGNLAKDLSLNVADLESRRLHIVSGSSKKHFDVDVKTGALFVLEAIDREQLCPNSDICTESLEAIVNNPLQMHSVEVKIFDINDHSPVFPGKSQTIRIAEQAVPGAKFPLLSAEDPDIGSNSISSYKLSNNGLFSLEVHTDADQGPSAELVLMKNLDREKQSVIRLVLTAVDGGKPARSGTTEIIVNILDANDNAPVFSKAVYKVLVQENVISGTSILNVNATDLDEGVNSELTYSFKQGQRGIADKFAIDSTTGEISVIGALDYETTNAYEIRVEARDKGHSPLASHSKVLVEVVDVNDNAPDIKLSSLLDNVREDAKKGTVIALITVQDKDGGKNGKVRCFVSQNSPFVLESTQGKYYSLVLNGALDREENALYNVSITATDEGVPPLSSTAVLTVHIFDVNDIAPRFPESSVSVYVKENSPAGALIASVSAQDMDFGENAQITYSLLSNSNMPLSSAVSINSVTGEIYSMQSFNFEEMKTFQFQVQATDSGVPPLSSNVTVNVFILDENDNSPVFLPPYSDPGSVNSENIPYSAEAGYFVAKVRAVDADSGYNALLSYHITEPKGTNLFRIGTSTGEIRTKRRMSDNDLKAHPLIITVSDNGEPSLSTTMSIEVVVVENMDSLQPSLRQVPVKEENFSNLNLYLLIAIVSVSVIFLLSLIALIAAKCYGTDGGFSRSSAPVVTTHPDGSWSYSKSTQQYDVCFSSDTLKSDVVVFPSPFPPADAELISINEGDTFNRTQTLPSSTKVGDLIYLHICL